A genomic window from Pseudothermotoga sp. includes:
- the pheT gene encoding phenylalanine--tRNA ligase subunit beta has translation MILVLVPFEWLKELVDIDLSVEELAHRLTMAGVSVERIFNPFASGKFVSALVVETYPHPNAEKLKVCKVFDGTSHHTTITSDMNVKENSTVAIAFPGSKFADGTEVRQTNIKGVLSEVVMCSLQELGLEERSERVYLIDEKIEPGTDLIKHWKLDEPVFDLDITPNRPDCLGMVGIAREVAVLLDKELRLPTPNLKVFNEPVERFVSVQIEDLDGCPRYCAGYIKSVIVKDSPIWMKRRLMACGIRPINNVVDASNYVMLLTGHPVHVFDYNKVRGGKIIVRCAKRGEEVILLDEKLYKLNGIETLITDGENILAVGGVMGAHGSGVSQTSRELLLEVAYFDPVRIRKTVKALNIKSDASYRFERGVDPNDANYVMKILISTIQQVAGGLSAEGFVDVYPKKIERRTVKLRRERLQRVLGMNVPDGQVQRILEKLGMEVQQTPNGWSALAPTHRPDISIEEDLIEEIGRIFGYEKIKSEAPRVLTLAGGWSDYQKFRRRVKQLMLACGFNEVVNLSFCKSSLVKQTTNQEPLMLDNPMVEDMDCLRPSLLFGLIDCVAYNIRRQNKDVKFFEIAKVYGVRNVTLECEKLGMIASGKLEEDDYTDTRQVSLLWLKGVIEEIGRHLNLNFEFEPAKIDWLTPGRSALVYLNGSQVGVIGMLSRKFNELYDFKGEVYFAELDMETLFNCYKPFRTVFTPAMFPFVRRDISLLLPVGSKAVDILAFLKESHQFVERVGVSDVYTGKGIPEGTVSVTFYAIYRAPDRSLTDEEVNELFEKTINQVEEKFNVKRRF, from the coding sequence GTGATCCTCGTGCTGGTACCATTCGAATGGCTCAAAGAACTCGTCGACATAGATCTGAGTGTTGAAGAACTCGCACACAGACTCACGATGGCAGGCGTAAGCGTGGAGAGAATCTTCAACCCATTCGCTTCAGGAAAGTTCGTTTCCGCTCTGGTGGTCGAAACTTATCCACATCCAAACGCAGAAAAACTGAAAGTATGCAAAGTTTTCGATGGCACTTCTCACCACACAACGATCACCTCGGACATGAACGTGAAAGAAAACAGCACGGTCGCGATAGCTTTTCCTGGTTCGAAATTCGCCGATGGAACCGAGGTCCGTCAAACGAACATAAAAGGCGTTCTTTCTGAAGTGGTGATGTGTTCACTCCAAGAACTCGGATTGGAAGAAAGATCTGAAAGGGTCTATCTGATAGATGAAAAGATCGAACCGGGAACAGATTTGATCAAACACTGGAAGTTGGACGAACCTGTCTTTGATCTGGACATCACGCCCAACAGACCAGATTGCTTAGGTATGGTTGGTATCGCGCGTGAGGTGGCTGTGCTCCTCGATAAAGAACTTAGATTGCCGACACCGAACCTGAAAGTTTTCAATGAACCTGTGGAAAGATTCGTTTCGGTTCAGATAGAAGATCTCGATGGTTGTCCGAGATACTGTGCCGGTTATATAAAATCCGTCATCGTCAAAGATAGCCCCATCTGGATGAAAAGACGGCTTATGGCTTGTGGAATTAGGCCCATAAACAACGTTGTCGATGCGTCGAACTACGTGATGTTGCTCACGGGACATCCTGTGCATGTCTTCGATTACAACAAGGTGAGGGGTGGAAAAATAATTGTCAGATGTGCCAAGCGAGGAGAAGAAGTGATCCTACTGGATGAAAAACTCTACAAGCTCAACGGCATCGAAACACTCATCACGGATGGTGAAAACATCCTCGCAGTTGGTGGTGTAATGGGTGCACACGGTTCTGGCGTCTCCCAAACTTCAAGGGAACTCCTTTTGGAAGTGGCTTATTTCGATCCAGTGAGAATCCGAAAAACCGTCAAGGCTTTGAACATAAAATCCGACGCTTCCTATAGGTTCGAGCGCGGTGTGGACCCGAACGATGCGAACTACGTGATGAAAATTTTGATCAGCACGATTCAGCAGGTGGCAGGTGGATTGAGTGCGGAAGGGTTCGTGGACGTTTATCCTAAAAAAATAGAGCGAAGAACTGTGAAACTGAGGAGAGAAAGACTTCAAAGAGTTCTCGGTATGAACGTGCCAGATGGTCAAGTTCAACGAATACTTGAAAAACTTGGTATGGAAGTTCAGCAAACACCGAACGGTTGGAGCGCGCTTGCCCCAACGCACAGACCAGACATATCGATCGAGGAAGATCTCATAGAGGAAATCGGCAGAATCTTCGGTTATGAAAAGATAAAGAGTGAGGCTCCGCGTGTCCTCACACTGGCTGGTGGCTGGAGCGACTATCAAAAGTTCAGACGCAGGGTAAAACAACTGATGCTCGCTTGCGGTTTCAACGAAGTGGTGAACCTTTCATTCTGCAAATCTTCACTGGTTAAGCAAACTACGAATCAAGAACCTTTGATGCTCGACAACCCCATGGTTGAGGATATGGACTGTTTGAGACCTTCACTGTTGTTTGGACTCATCGATTGCGTAGCTTACAACATCAGAAGGCAGAACAAGGATGTGAAATTTTTCGAAATTGCCAAGGTCTACGGTGTGAGAAACGTGACACTCGAATGTGAAAAACTTGGCATGATAGCCTCTGGAAAGCTTGAAGAAGACGATTACACCGACACAAGACAAGTATCTCTGCTTTGGTTAAAAGGTGTAATTGAGGAAATCGGTAGGCATTTGAACTTAAATTTCGAATTTGAGCCAGCGAAGATAGATTGGCTCACGCCAGGCAGGAGTGCCCTCGTATACCTCAACGGTTCACAAGTTGGAGTGATCGGTATGTTATCTCGCAAGTTCAACGAACTGTACGATTTCAAAGGTGAGGTTTATTTCGCCGAGCTGGACATGGAAACACTCTTCAATTGTTATAAACCTTTCAGAACAGTCTTTACGCCAGCCATGTTCCCATTCGTGAGAAGGGATATCTCTTTACTTTTGCCTGTGGGGAGCAAGGCGGTGGACATACTTGCATTTTTGAAAGAATCGCACCAGTTCGTTGAACGGGTCGGCGTGAGCGATGTTTACACAGGTAAGGGTATTCCTGAAGGAACTGTGAGCGTAACCTTCTACGCCATCTACCGTGCTCCAGACAGATCGCTCACCGATGAGGAAGTGAACGAGCTGTTCGAAAAGACCATCAACCAAGTTGAAGAGAAGTTCAATGTGAAACGAAGATTTTAA
- a CDS encoding alpha/beta hydrolase — translation MPFEYDRNKPFNLQKKTFLNFNLVSFDAVYETDVEESNRVYVYEFIAEEPKLNLVFIHGIGNRNIPYLLWFAERFKKHKINTYFLILPYHWFRAPKDWRGGEPFFSTSPNHCVVRFHQAVKDVLRTLDYVDRKSNLPKAIMGFSFGGMIATMALAVDKRLKKGILAFTGGDWRWINWHSSRTEQLRKDYLNFSNEYGCGDEETCIKNRSASLEKISSLKNIEEIFQLQPICFHYDPISYAKFVDQPILFFKGMFDKIIVSESSDRLFELLPNARRVSLPVGHRSSYFLRHYILRKSLDFLLRGELI, via the coding sequence ATGCCGTTCGAGTACGATAGAAACAAGCCTTTCAATCTGCAGAAGAAAACTTTTCTCAATTTCAACCTCGTTTCTTTCGACGCCGTTTATGAGACAGATGTCGAAGAGTCAAACCGTGTGTACGTGTACGAATTCATCGCGGAAGAGCCGAAGTTGAATTTAGTTTTCATCCATGGTATCGGTAATAGAAATATCCCTTATCTCCTCTGGTTCGCCGAAAGGTTCAAAAAACACAAAATCAATACGTATTTTCTCATTCTTCCTTACCATTGGTTCCGTGCACCCAAAGATTGGCGGGGGGGAGAGCCTTTCTTTTCGACCTCTCCGAATCACTGCGTTGTGAGGTTTCATCAAGCTGTGAAAGATGTACTCAGAACTCTAGATTATGTTGATAGAAAATCGAACCTTCCCAAAGCGATCATGGGGTTCAGCTTCGGCGGTATGATCGCAACGATGGCCCTCGCAGTCGATAAGAGATTGAAAAAAGGTATCCTAGCTTTCACAGGTGGAGATTGGCGATGGATCAACTGGCACTCATCGCGCACAGAACAACTCAGAAAAGACTATTTGAACTTCAGCAACGAATACGGATGCGGAGATGAAGAAACGTGTATCAAGAACAGATCAGCCTCGCTTGAAAAAATTTCATCGCTCAAGAATATCGAAGAGATCTTTCAACTTCAACCAATTTGTTTTCATTACGATCCAATTTCATACGCGAAATTTGTAGATCAACCGATACTGTTCTTCAAAGGCATGTTCGACAAAATCATCGTCTCTGAGAGTTCAGACCGTTTGTTTGAGCTTCTACCAAACGCTCGACGTGTGTCTTTACCAGTAGGACACAGATCTTCTTACTTTTTGAGACACTACATTCTGAGAAAATCACTCGATTTTCTCCTTCGAGGTGAGTTGATCTGA
- the thiI gene encoding tRNA 4-thiouridine(8) synthase ThiI, with protein sequence MLVRYGELALKGKNRGEFQRKLIECIKNVLKRHGFEAKIHITQGRLIVDAPHQAAQFVKKVPGVVSVSPAWKMEYEEVSNFLYEQLKNFNPSSFKIEARRIAKGFHKNSQQINEEIGAFIVQKFGWKVDLEKPELVIGIEMIEGEAYVFFETLKGVGGLPAGTQGRLVLMMSVGIDSPVAGFLMLKRGVELTAIHFDQGHAEHARSMIEVLNDYSSEPIELIVVDHTEYFSPYIAELEKLRKREWTCVLCKALMLKKAEQIAREKSAFGIVTGDSLGQVASQTLENLFLESSVVNVPIYRPLIGMDKDETVKIARQIGTFDIFTKVARHVCPFRPRSVVTRGSPNGFKKIIENLIAEGLWPKQI encoded by the coding sequence ATCTTAGTTCGCTACGGAGAACTAGCACTCAAAGGCAAGAACAGAGGCGAATTTCAAAGGAAGTTGATTGAGTGTATAAAAAACGTTTTAAAGCGTCATGGGTTTGAAGCTAAAATTCATATCACTCAAGGTAGATTGATCGTTGATGCACCCCACCAAGCTGCACAGTTTGTGAAGAAGGTACCTGGTGTCGTTTCTGTTTCACCAGCTTGGAAAATGGAGTACGAAGAGGTGTCAAACTTTCTATACGAACAACTGAAGAACTTCAATCCTTCTTCGTTCAAGATAGAGGCTAGAAGGATCGCGAAAGGCTTTCATAAAAATTCACAGCAGATCAACGAAGAAATCGGAGCTTTCATCGTTCAAAAATTTGGATGGAAAGTAGATTTAGAAAAACCAGAACTCGTTATAGGTATCGAAATGATCGAAGGAGAAGCTTATGTGTTTTTCGAAACATTGAAGGGTGTAGGTGGCCTTCCTGCCGGCACACAAGGAAGATTGGTTCTGATGATGAGTGTCGGCATCGATTCACCAGTGGCAGGGTTCTTGATGCTCAAAAGAGGTGTCGAATTGACAGCAATCCACTTCGACCAAGGTCATGCAGAACATGCCAGATCGATGATCGAAGTTCTGAATGATTATTCCTCTGAACCCATCGAACTCATAGTTGTCGATCACACCGAATATTTTTCACCGTACATCGCTGAGCTTGAAAAATTGAGAAAAAGAGAATGGACGTGCGTTCTTTGCAAAGCTTTAATGCTCAAAAAAGCCGAACAAATCGCGAGAGAAAAATCGGCTTTTGGGATCGTCACGGGTGATTCGCTCGGACAAGTAGCTTCCCAAACCTTGGAAAACCTCTTTTTGGAATCGAGTGTTGTGAACGTTCCTATTTACAGACCACTGATAGGCATGGACAAAGATGAAACGGTGAAGATCGCTAGACAGATTGGCACCTTCGATATCTTCACAAAGGTAGCAAGACACGTCTGCCCATTCAGACCTCGTTCCGTTGTCACACGAGGATCTCCAAACGGATTTAAAAAAATCATTGAAAACTTGATAGCCGAAGGTCTGTGGCCAAAACAGATCTGA